Proteins co-encoded in one Medicago truncatula cultivar Jemalong A17 chromosome 8, MtrunA17r5.0-ANR, whole genome shotgun sequence genomic window:
- the LOC11443522 gene encoding cyclin-D4-1 produces MEETDDNSDLSSLMCFENISECLDNYESDVDDESSLSFNNPCLSYNNIGSENLLAFRELINETVLSLVKRESEHLPRDDYLERLRGEDINLKFRDLNLNMNLNLNGIRREAIEWMWKAAACYGFGPCIFSLAVNYVDRFLSVYKFERGHLWSEKLLALACLSIAAKLEEGKKLPKSIDFKLGELVFVFETKGITTMELLILDHLNWEMQSSTPCSFVDYFLSKITSEQQFPSGSSMLNSIDLILKMPKYIDFLEFKPSEIAAATAICVSKELETNGIDEVLTRFAIVEKDKTLKCLELMKNLGWMEVSSDLSSIDFGTCVPESPVGVLDSSWENSKCDEKTTDELYPNSSPESSHASKRHKSFHDDEAFLVMKF; encoded by the exons ATGGAAGAGACCGATGATAACTCTGATTTATCAAGCTTGATGTGCTTTGAAAACATCTCTGAATGCTTAGATAATTATGAAAGTGATGTTGATGACGAGTCTAGTCTTTCATTTAACAATCCATGTTTGAGTTATAACAACATTGGATCAGAAAATTTGTTGGCTTTTCGCGAACTTATAAATGAAACTGTTTTGTCTTTGGTTAAAAGAGAAAGCGAACATTTACCTCGTGATGATTATCTTGAGAGGCTTCGTGGTGAGGACATAAACTTAAAATTTAGGGACTTAAACTTGAACATGAACTTGAACTTGAATGGTATTAGGAGGGAGGCTATTGAGTGGATGTGGAAG GCTGCTGCATGTTATGGTTTTGGACCCTGTATTTTTTCTCTTGCTGTGAACTACGTAGATCGTTTCCTATCTGTATACAAATTTGAA AGAGGCCATCTTTGGAGTGAGAAATTGTTGGCTTTAGCATGTTTGTCAATTGCTGCTAAACTGGAGGAGGGTAAAAAATTGCCTAAATCAATAGACTTTAAg TTAGGAGAATTAGTGTTTGTATTTGAAACTAAAGGCATTACAACAATGGAGCTATTGATATTAGATCACTTGAATTGGGAAATGCAATCTTCAACTCCATGTTCTTTTGTGGATTACTTCCTTAGTAAGATTACTTCTGAGCAGCAGTTTCCGTCAGGGTCGTCCATGTTGAATTCAATAGACCTTATTCTTAAGATGCCTAAAT ATATTGATTTCTTGGAATTTAAGCCTTCTGAAATTGCTGCGGCAACTGCAATTTGTGTTTCAAAGGAGTTGGAAACAAATGGGATTGATGAAGTCTTGACTCGTTTTGCTATTGTGGAGAAG GACAAAACTTTGAAGTGTCTTGAACTGATGAAAAATTTGGGCTGGATGGAAGTTTCTTCTGATTTAAGCAGCATCGACTTTGGAACATGTGTACCTGAAAGCCCTGTTGGAGTGCTAGATTCTTCATGGGAGAACTCTAAATGTGATGAAAAAACAACTGATGAATTATATCCAAATTCTTCTCCTGAAAGTTCACATGCAAGCAAGAGGCACAAGTCCTTCCATGACGATGAAGCTTTTCTAGTCATGAAATTTTAg